The genomic stretch ttttaggccattttaccaaaactgaagtagatacaaatttcatGTACGCCACGCCACAAGAAAAAATAGTTAATAACAATTGAAAATCTTTTgttggccacgaaagttttagatcaagctgatatttattttttcctttcatttagatCTTTACAACCTTGTCAATAacttggatggtcaataaacattatggtagaagctagaaagctttcaatggtgggggttcaatgaccactgtttcctttagtgtggcctacCGAAACTTGCATTAGCTTTAGTTTTttgaataatataataaaataagctgaaaaagcAGATGGGCCGGCGCGGATAAACAATTTATATCCTATTGTCAAGGTCTCACTCACATGTTTCTCACTGAAGTGGCGCTCGTTTGGAAGGAACCCAATTTTGGTGAGACGCCATAACCAGTGACATGGGTGAGACCCCCTAGCATAGGGGCCCACCTCATATATGCATTCGATATACATGTCATTAAtcagttttttcatattattttggacCAAAATCTATAATCCACCTGCTGGATAAATTCCAACCTGTTAACTCATCCTGACATTCAATCCTGTCAATCCTCCTAATagattggtcccaccatgatgatgaacTGCTGCAAATATTAGTCTTATTTGTTCATGAAATGAGCTACGTGCATGATAGAAAATAGTGCATAACacttgataaatagcaaaatactaGTATGGTCCACTCGATGGTGGATAGGGTTGACTTAATACAAAAATTATTCCTCATGTTGGTCCAATCTATTAAACGTGTTGGACGGTCCGTGCACTTAAATAAGTTAAGAAAGTATCCACCAGTGGACCATAACTTGATTCCAACCGCTTACACCGGACCTTGAGTTTTAGACCGTCTCATTTTATGTATTCCGTCCTAAAATTGATGAGATAGAAAAACAAATGTACAACGTGGAATTTTCAAaagcattacggtggaccccacctcagggCCTCACAGAATCCGGTTCCCGCTCAATCACCAACCTACAAGCGAAGCAAAGAATAAAAAATCGCCTTAAAATCGAGATATATATACAGACGCAGACTAAAATTAGTGTAACGGGTATCGTATCATTGACTACCGATTCAGGCCCGTATCACCCTATATTGAGCTATTTTGGGTCCATACAGCCACATCGTTGATGGATGATAGACAAGCAGCAGCCAATTCCATGATGAAATCAGCCGCATCATTGAAgatggatgatgatatgattgaAATAGAAGAGGAAGCGAACACACCGACCAACGCCTCCCCGAGACTGAAAGCAATAGCCGATTCCATGATGAATTCCATGATGAAATTGGTCAACGCATCTGTTTCCAAGCTCAGAAATGGAGATCCGCCCACCATCTACAAAGTCCCACAAAAAATACGGCAAGAAAAAGAGGTTGCCTATGAGCCTCAGATCGTGTCAATCGGCCCATACCATAACGGCAAGGAGAAGCTACAAGCCATGGAAGAGCACAAATGGCTGTACCTACATTCGTTCCTCTCCCGCAATACCAAATATAAGTTGGAGCACTACCTCAAGGCGATGTCGGAATGGGAGGATGAAGCGAGAAGTTGCTACTACGACAATGTCGACCTGCAGGTGGGCAACgagtttgtgaaaatgatggTGCTCGATGCTTGCTTCATTGTCGAGATCTTTCTCATGTTCCATCCGATCGAGCAATGGGAGGAGCTCAAGCAAAACGAGGAGGATCTCGGTCTTCTTTCTGCAATGGATCAGGAGTTCTTTTTCCATTCAAATGGCTTCGAAGACCCGATACGTCATGCGATTGGGAAGGTGTACTATCCAAGGTATGATATGCTCCTCCTTGAAAATCAAATTCCTTTCTTCGTACTACAGCGTATTTTCAAAATGGCTTGTCCAGTGAACGCACCACATTTACTTgagaatccacggagcttctctggactcctcacagagacttctcgaatccacgaggaaagaaagcagaaaatagaaataaattctaataaattcgaaattgattaattgataaataaaaacgagtttacaaccctttaaatagggctaccaagcaatgggaaagaaattagaatcaaactacaactcaaactcttagaatccgcgacttactataaatagtaaacttactatttatagacggtcgtgatgtctactagtgcgcaaggttttcggccaaaaatagtaagtgtcctatttggcttcaccaaaccgttctcctaattattctaagctcttttcacattgggcgcaactcctaaagcccgacggatgaagagttataatcaaactaaaacttactatttatagtaaaaacgaaattaaaacagggaaacgaccgtcaatccaggggtttttcgcaattccgggctgcgcaacccggcatagcagggttggttggcttcagtagctcgttctaccccaaaatcatatattttacgtcagataactcattccggattgcaagatacgcccgatttaaggttcgatggtctggatcacttctgtcgtcgaccgggccttttctgatccatcttccTTCTGCAGAATATTTTCAAAATGGCTTGTCCAGTGAACGTACCACATTTACTTGAGAAGATGGCCCTTCATTTCTTCAATCGATTCATGTGTAGCAATAAGGAAATCAAGATCAATGAATATTCCTACTATCATCTGCTACATTTGTTCCACTCGCATTTGTTACCAACCCCAACTAATAGCAAGGAGGAGCCCAACCTTTCGTGcaatcctaaaatcaaatccgtcctcaacaagttgaagaatctaATCATCTTCCTCCCATGTTCAAATAAGGCCCCGACTGACCTCCAACTTGCGGGAGTCAAGTTCAAGAAGAATGAGAAATCGAATAACATCTTGAACGTGAAATTTAGCCACGGGGTGTTGGAAATCACGCCCTTCCTGATACAAGACGACAGCGAAACTCTCTTTCGGAACCTCGTAGCATTCGAACAATGCTGCCTACATGTAAAATTTCACTTTTTCACgactttcttttttttcatggATTTCCTTGTCAATACGTCCAAGGATGTGGCGCTGCTCCATCAGAATGGGATCATAGATAATTATCTGGGAAGCGATGATGATGTGGCCCTTCTATTCAACCGGCTCTGCATTGGGGTATTCCTTAATTTCAATGCAAGCTATCTTTCGGATGTAAAAGACAATGTGCAAAAACATTGCGAGAACAAATGGAACATGTGGCAGGCGAGCTTGAAGCGCGATTATTTCACCAAtccatggtctttcatttctttgATCGCGGCTTCCATCCTCCTCCTGCTCACCATCACCCAAACGTTCTTCACCGTCTTTCCTCACTACGGACCGCAGTCCTAGTTGATCTTGATCATCATGTTTTAatggtttagattattttgatttttctcatttgTGTTTCTCTACTTGTGTGTGAAAAACATTACTGTATAATATAAAtctatcttcattttcttttaattATGGTAACTCATCCCCAGTCGTTCAGGTTCAGTCAACTGTTACTGATCCCTATCAGGTTCAAATTGACTCAGATCAGTTGCATATGACTCGGACGAGTGGCGCGCCTATCGATCATGCTAGCAATTGTTAAAGTCCCTTTGCTCTAACGCccgtggtagactctcaggagtttcaacacctgttcATGATTCGAGTAaccacaggtggtgaaatcccactacggtgtgagtgtgtggtggtgtgcgtgcgtgtgttaaaaaaaaaaaaaaaaagaagtaatggTCCACACATGTCACATGGTCCATACGTGTGACTATTCATGTTGCAGAATCCAAGTTGTCACccaccgtggattgcaaaccccctcaaagagtggatttgaaacccctggatttgaattTCTAATTACAGTGGTAATTCATGGTAAATGGGTAAATGGGTCATCTTAACTTTTTGAGCACTCTATGGTAGTATAAATATGTAAGGAcaatttaaactttttaaagagctaaaaataaaataaaataaaatcaaattagggCCATTTTTGTAAAAATCTAATCAGAACTTCCTTGTACATATCATGAGTTTGTTGAAAGCCAACCGTTGAAGTCTTCCTGTGGTCCACCGCACTGTTAGCTAACGAGGTCATCAGTTTCTTTATAGAgaaaagctatatatatatatatatatatatatatatatatatatatatatatatatatatatatatatatatatatatatataaaagcttgatccaaaactttttcacTCTACGATGTGCTTTTAATAGTCAATAACCAATGTTTCATGTTATGTCGTCCACATGGATGAAActttaatctacttcattttttggatcttgccctaaaattatctcaatacatacattaaggtgggccccacagtccaggCCACAATCACATGGCCAATTCCAGGGTAGCACCTAATTCACGCTCTCTATTAACCCGCAAAACATGAAATCAGATTGCATTATGAGTTACTTTGTACGCTTTTATCATACCAAGCCAACTCTTTTGGgaccacaatgaatgtatgtggtttatccatgccgtccatcaatttttcagatcattttaagcgttgagcccaaaatttaagcatatccaaacttcaagtggaccaaaccacaagaaacagtagaaaTAATGATATCTGCAGTTGAagccttcctatggcccacaatgatgtttatttgtcatccaatctgttcataagatcacaaaaacattgatgaagggaaaaaaccaaatatcaacttgatccaaaacttttgtggcccaaatagTATGTctaaagtagatgttcaattcatacttttcctgtggtgtggtccacttaagtattGGATATGTTTAGTTTTTGGGctcaagatctaaaattatcttgtaaattaaaatagatggacaaagtggataaaatacataaattatggtgggccgcacagagtttactcagtacgcaatccgcttccacaaaaAATAAGCTGCTTGTACTACGATGCTCCCATGCACCAGGCTAGAACAACATACtcttagagctgtacacaagtcgaatcgagtcgagcttggcacagctcaactcaactcaacttggtcctcgaacctgactggccaactcgactcggttcggtcaacaactcGGGCCAGGTTGAACCGAGTTCAAGATtgtgtggcattttctcaaacacatggagtgcaccttcaatttctcacagaacACAAAATAACAGCAGcagtttataggtatttcatcaaacactcgataggtggcatcaaaatcaaaattaaagGGTAGTTTTGTCATGTAAACTTTTTTTgcagtgatttgtttcgtatctaTACATTCCTCGCCACTAGCCGATCCGCAAAGAATGTATGCActcgaaacaacacttcattgagtcatttcatcaaacacttggtgagcaatgtcaatatcaaaataaccgagtcactaaactgattcgatccgagcttgattcgagttgaggttcgatccaaaTCGATTCGAGCTCGAACAAgcttcgagctccaaaaatcagcttgactcggctcgaactcaattttgaactgagtctaatcgagcttttttgagtcgagtcgagcaattTACTCTTGCCAAAAAAATCCCACAGAGGCAAAAGTACCCCAACTTGTGGTAACCATACTATCTTTCCCTGTAACAAACCACTGGATTAAGATATCAAATCCCTGGGTAGGTCAGATCTATATACATAGACAGTGTTGGCCATCCATGGATTACAacagtgtggcctacttgattcaTGGAATCACCTAACTTTTGTCTAAGGCgaccttcatggtgggccctattatTAACATGGTACTGATGTCTTATACAAGTGGCATGTCCGGAAAAAGAGGATACTGTACCACAAGCAGTGGTACAGATCCAAGGGTCGAGTGGATCATACATTGTATGGTTTCCCTTTATTAATGtatggtttcccttcatccacgtccatGTGACCTTCATGAACAGTTGGATCGAATGGCgaataaacatgacggtgggcccaagCAAGCCCCAATTGTCACTGCTGCTTTTGGTGGGGTTGCATTGGCAATTTAGCATAGAGCCCTTGCTTGGACCGAGTCCATCCAGGAGGGAGAAAATCGGATGCGGATTACATCTTGGGAGGGGTAGGACTTGGTCTTGGTAGGTgctctgtgaggcccatcgtgatgtat from Magnolia sinica isolate HGM2019 chromosome 17, MsV1, whole genome shotgun sequence encodes the following:
- the LOC131231794 gene encoding UPF0481 protein At3g47200-like, with the translated sequence MDDRQAAANSMMKSAASLKMDDDMIEIEEEANTPTNASPRLKAIADSMMNSMMKLVNASVSKLRNGDPPTIYKVPQKIRQEKEVAYEPQIVSIGPYHNGKEKLQAMEEHKWLYLHSFLSRNTKYKLEHYLKAMSEWEDEARSCYYDNVDLQVGNEFVKMMVLDACFIVEIFLMFHPIEQWEELKQNEEDLGLLSAMDQEFFFHSNGFEDPIRHAIGKVYYPSNKEIKINEYSYYHLLHLFHSHLLPTPTNSKEEPNLSCNPKIKSVLNKLKNLIIFLPCSNKAPTDLQLAGVKFKKNEKSNNILNVKFSHGVLEITPFLIQDDSETLFRNLVAFEQCCLHVKFHFFTTFFFFMDFLVNTSKDVALLHQNGIIDNYLGSDDDVALLFNRLCIGVFLNFNASYLSDVKDNVQKHCENKWNMWQASLKRDYFTNPWSFISLIAASILLLLTITQTFFTVFPHYGPQS